From the genome of Verrucomicrobiia bacterium, one region includes:
- a CDS encoding ABC transporter ATP-binding protein, whose product MSLLEARGLSISLGARKVLDNVSFGLPAGEVTGLVGPNGAGKSTLLKILARLLRPSEGEILLEGVPSENISQRVWARETAYLAQERVVHWPLTARAIVALGRTPHAGKDEAIVDEALKMTGTAALAHRPFRELAGGEKALVLLARCLAVDARVLLADEPVSALDPAHELQAMEILRSTARRGRGVLVVLHNLALAARFCDRLFLLDQGKITAGGRPEEVLTPENLRRSYGVEAVYGPKGAGFYVLPWQRI is encoded by the coding sequence ATGAGCCTTCTGGAAGCGCGCGGCCTTTCGATTTCGCTCGGGGCGAGAAAGGTCCTGGACAACGTCTCCTTCGGCCTTCCCGCCGGAGAAGTGACGGGGCTCGTCGGCCCCAACGGCGCGGGAAAATCCACGCTGCTCAAAATCCTCGCGCGCCTCCTGCGTCCGTCGGAAGGCGAAATTCTGCTCGAAGGCGTGCCCTCTGAAAATATTTCCCAACGCGTCTGGGCGAGGGAAACCGCGTACCTCGCGCAGGAGCGGGTCGTCCATTGGCCGCTGACCGCGCGCGCGATCGTCGCGCTCGGGCGCACGCCGCATGCGGGAAAAGACGAGGCGATCGTGGACGAAGCCCTGAAGATGACCGGGACCGCCGCTCTCGCGCACCGTCCTTTCCGCGAACTCGCCGGAGGAGAAAAGGCGCTTGTTCTTCTCGCTCGCTGCCTGGCCGTCGACGCGCGCGTCCTGCTCGCGGACGAACCCGTTTCCGCGCTGGATCCCGCGCATGAACTCCAGGCCATGGAAATTCTTCGCTCAACCGCTCGCCGCGGACGCGGAGTGCTCGTCGTGCTCCATAACCTCGCACTCGCCGCGCGATTTTGTGATCGCCTTTTTCTCCTCGATCAAGGTAAAATAACCGCCGGCGGACGGCCTGAAGAAGTCCTTACCCCCGAAAATCTCAGGCGCAGCTACGGCGTCGAGGCGGTTTACGGCCCGAAAGGCGCCGGCTTTTACGTCCTGCCCTGGCAAAGGATATGA
- a CDS encoding DUF5522 domain-containing protein — protein MEETFSPEVEKAHREACERGSKFYTDPVSGYEIYTRRYLLERGFCCNQCCRHCPYGTPDSLGINTKAFDLNKHPRLPGI, from the coding sequence TTGGAAGAAACGTTTTCTCCGGAAGTGGAAAAAGCCCACCGGGAAGCCTGTGAACGGGGATCGAAATTCTACACAGACCCCGTCAGCGGCTACGAAATCTACACGCGCCGCTACCTGCTCGAGCGCGGCTTCTGCTGCAACCAGTGCTGCCGCCACTGCCCCTACGGCACGCCCGACTCCCTGGGCATCAACACCAAGGCCTTTGATCTGAACAAGCATCCCCGGCTTCCCGGCATATGA
- the cobO gene encoding cob(I)yrinic acid a,c-diamide adenosyltransferase — protein sequence MKILRRSKDKAPRAYRLRKKNAAPKGLIMVHTGNGKGKSTAAFGTALRALGHGMNVAVVQFIKGNWKTGEAGAAKKFGSAFRFYAMGEGFTWNTKDYGRDVLAAARAWEKCKELLHDKRHGLVIFDEINYALKYNFLDLGAVLRELKRKPPLKHVILTGNGAPKKLIQAADLVTEMKAVKHPFDKGILAKAGIDY from the coding sequence ATGAAAATCCTCCGCCGCTCGAAGGACAAGGCGCCGCGCGCGTACCGCCTCCGCAAAAAAAACGCGGCTCCGAAAGGCCTCATCATGGTGCATACCGGAAACGGCAAGGGCAAGAGCACGGCTGCTTTCGGCACGGCGCTCCGCGCTCTCGGTCACGGCATGAACGTGGCGGTCGTGCAGTTTATCAAGGGAAACTGGAAAACCGGCGAGGCCGGGGCCGCGAAAAAATTCGGAAGCGCGTTCCGGTTTTATGCCATGGGCGAGGGATTTACCTGGAACACGAAAGATTACGGCCGCGACGTTCTCGCCGCGGCGCGGGCCTGGGAAAAATGCAAAGAGCTCCTGCACGACAAACGCCACGGGCTCGTCATCTTCGACGAAATCAATTACGCGTTGAAATATAATTTCCTGGATCTGGGCGCGGTGCTGCGGGAATTAAAGCGCAAGCCGCCCCTGAAGCACGTCATCCTCACCGGCAACGGCGCGCCGAAAAAACTGATCCAAGCCGCGGACCTCGTCACGGAAATGAAGGCCGTGAAGCATCCCTTCGACAAAGGGATTTTGGCGAAGGCGGGAATTGATTATTAA